From Anopheles funestus chromosome 3RL, idAnoFuneDA-416_04, whole genome shotgun sequence, a single genomic window includes:
- the LOC125770562 gene encoding JNK-interacting protein 3 isoform X2 has translation MENNPGESSEVVYGTHEDSAMVMSEKVQSLAGSIYQEFERMIQRYDEDVVKTLMPLLVNVLECLDSAYQTNQEQDVELELLREDNEQLVTQYEREKNARKQSEQKLLETEDLAEQENKELASRLESLESIVRMLELKHKNSMDHASRLEERESELKKEYSKLHERYTELFKTHVDYMERTKLMMGNSTHSQAGSASERLDVSRSRLMPMMRSTGPVSYGFASLENSTMLDTETLCSEEDSGPDSGPPSLQNEIETKATEKVEEVDSATTTPGDGMATSSTAKVLQSPTTGGVSGKTTTKKEQRSANTLYQELSFQDDNLESEENEITGAWVHPGDYASSGMGKEVENLIMENNELLATKNALNIVKDDLIVKVDELTGEIEILREELNAVILARNKLKAKVTELEEELKKTKAQVKQASSSATDQEEEGDVPMAQRKRFTRVEMARVLMERNQYKERFMELQDAVRWTEMMRASRVENLDKKSKQGIWKFFSNLFSSNDRPTNESPGRLHQRYGGVSAQTHGAASLLPAMPEGRMLIGAGNSGGGGGGGGGGSIGGLVGAGTSTALLRSGHASNILVLSKEPELTQSERAMQRRRDQYRQVRAHVQKEDGRLQAYGWSLPSLKPSNATGANGGVGGGGIGGIGRPTGSGVPVPVPVYCRPLAEASPHMKVWCASGVNLQGGYTKDGGCIVGAASIFYAKDTTGGGAQITELTADEATVEPKDLGELLERKLLALGGPNSLDADSELSSYVWICTSTHSASTVTVIDAKNPSEVLDSFPVCQNHLLCICTVRGALEMDYAMLENSEVTKSGKMLEKPGESPDDIGKVAYERVVRTHTESATTSIDESKGTEQAQEVVPPSDTCPEQATEAGNDRDLNHNSKSSNDTPDNVDTKDIAIAVDGNDNTIGETTSSPSRQQQSTAAIEESISSIGPTMWLGAQNGMLYVHSSVARWNVCLHKIKLPDSVLSIVHVESRVIVALANGTLAVFRRQVNGEWDLNSYHLLTLGSPKYSVRCLTIVGDKVWAAHRNKIHVIDPITLCILKSFEAHPRKESQIRQMATTGLGVWVSIRLDSTLRLFSAETYDHLEDIDIDPYVSKMLGTGKLGFSFVRITALLVSCNRLWIGTGNGVVISVPLTDASGASNTPYSPRFANAQLSFHGHRDAVKFFVSVPMNPPNQGLPTTSKDMLVISGGEGYIDFRLGDGDMEASVELEPNQTIENRNEKSYIIVWKVSNR, from the exons ATGGAGAACAATCCGGGCGAATCGTCGGAGGTCGTGTACGGCACGCACGAAGACTCCGCAATGGTGATGTCAGAAAAG GTGCAATCGCTAGCTGGGAGCATTTATCAGGAATTCGAACGTATGATTCAACGCTACGATGAGGATGTCGTGAAAACACTCATGCCACTGCTGGTGAACGTGCTCGAATGTCTCGATTCAGCGTACCAAACGAATCAGGAACAGGATGTTGAGCTAGAGCTGCTACGGGAGGACAATGAGCAACTCGTCACACAGTACGAGCGTGAGAAAAATGCTCGCAAACAATCCGAGCAGAAGCTGCTCGAGACGGAAGATTTGGCCGAGCAGGAGAACAAGGAGTTGGCCAGCCGTCTCGAGTCGTTGGAAAGTATTGTGCGCATGCTAGAGCTAAAGCACAAGAACAGTATGGACCATGCCAGCCGGCTCGAGGAGCGCGAATCGGAACTGAAGAAGGAGTACAGCAAGTTACACGAACGGTACACGGAGCTGTTCAAAACACACGTCGACTACATGGAACGTACGAAGCTAATGATGGGTAATTCAACCCATTCGCAAGCAGGATCTGCCTCGGAACGGTTGGATGTTTCACGATCGCGTCTAATGCCGATGATGCGCTCAACCGGGCCTGTTTCGTATGGGTTTGCTTCGCTGGAAAACTCTACCATGCTCGATACGGAAACGCTATGCAGCGAGGAGGACAGTGGGCCCGATTCTGGACCACCTTCGCTGCAgaatgaaatcgaaacgaaaGCCACCGAAAAGGTGGAAGAAGTTGATTCGGCCACGACAACACCCGGTGATGGTATGGCAACGAGCTCAACCGCGAAGGTACTCCAGAGCCCGACCACCGGTGGTGTATCGGGCAAAACAACCACCAAGAAGGAGCAACGTTCGGCCAACACACTTTATCAGGAGCTTTCGTTTCAAGACGATAATTTGGAGAgtgaagaaaacgaaattaCCGGTGCCTGGGTACATCCCGGAGATTATGCATCATCAG gCATGGGCAAAGAGgttgaaaatttgataatgGAAAACAACGAGCTATTAGCGACCAA GAATGCACTGAACATCGTGAAGGACGATCTTATTGTGAAAGTCGACGAGCTGACGggtgaaattgaaattctCCGCGAAGAGCTAAATGCCGTCATACTGGCACGGAACAAACTGAAAGCGAAGGTTACCGAGCTGGAGGAGGAGctgaaaaaaacgaaagcccAAGTAAAGCAGGCCTCATCGTCAGCGACAGACCAAGAGGAAGAGGGCGATGTACCGATGGCGCAGCGCAAACGCTTCACCCGCGTCGAGATGGCGCGCGTTCTTATGGAGCGCAACCAGTACAAGGAGCGCTTCATGGAGCTGCAGGATGCCGTACGCTGGACGGAGATGATGCGTGCCTCGCGGGTAGAAAACCTGGACAAGAAATCGAAGCAAGGCATTTGGAAGTTTTTTAGTAATCTCTTTAGCTCCAACGATAGGCCAACGAATGAGTCCCCCGGGCGACTACATCAGCGCTATGGTGGCGTTAGTGCGCAAACGCACGGTGCCGCCTCGCTGCTGCCTGCCATGCCCGAGGGACGTATGCTCATTGGGGCAGGCAATAgtggcggcggtggcggtggtggtggaggtggcaGTATCGGTGGGCTGGTAGGTGCCGGCACTTCGACTGCCCTCTTACGCAGTGGCCATGCAAGCAACATACTGGTGCTATCGAAGGAACCGGAGCTGACACAATCGGAGCGTGCGATGCAACGGCGCCGGGACCAGTACCGGCAGGTGAGGGCACACGTACAGAAGGAGGACGGTCGGCTGCAAGCGTACGGTTGGAGTTTACCTAGTCTAAAACCATCGAACGCGACGGGCGCgaatggtggtgttggtggtggaggtATCGGAGGTATAGGACGTCCTACCGGCAGCGGTGTACCGGTACCGGTTCCAGTCTACTGTCGCCCGCTGGCAGAAGCTAGTCCGCACATGAAAGTGTGGTGTGCCAGTGGCGTTAATCTGCAGGGCGGTTACACGAAGGACGGTGGTTGCATTGTCGGTGCCGCTAGCATATTTTATGCGAAAGACACAACCGGCGGTGGGGCGCAAATCACCGAACTTACCGCCGATGAGGCAACGGTAGAACCGAAGGATTTGGGTGAACTGTTGGAACGGAAATTGCTCGCTCTTGGCGGCCCGAATTCGCTCGATGCGGACAGCGAGCTTAGTTCGTACGTGTGGATCTGTACCAGCACCCATTCCGCTAGTACCGTAACGGTGATCGATGCTAAAAATCCTTCCGAAGTGTTGGACTCATTTCCGGTGTGCCAAAACCACTTGCTGTGCATCTGTACGGTTCGTGGTGCACTGGAAATGGACTACGCAATGCTGGAAAACAGTGAAGTTACCAAATCGG GTAAAATGCTTGAAAAACCCGGCGAATCTCCTGATGATATTGGTAAGGTTGCGTACGAAAGGGTTGTACGCACGCACACCGAATCCGCTACGACGTCGATCGATGAGAGCAAAGGTACAGAGCAAGCACAAGAAGTGGTACCACCATCGGATACATGCCCAGAACAAGCTACCGAAGCTGGCAACGATCGTGATCTTAATCATAACAGTAAG TCCTCTAATGACACTCCCGATAACGTAGACACAAAAGACATCGCGATTGCTGTGGATGGTAACGATAATACGATCGGTGAGACGACCTCCTCACCCAGCAGACAACAACAGTCGACGGCTGCGATCGAGGAATCCATCTCCTCGATCGGACCGACGATGTGGCTTGGTGCCCAAAACGGTATGCTGTATGTGCACAGTTCCGTCGCACGATGGAACGTGTGTTTGCACAAAATCAAACTACCGGACTCGGTCCTATCGATCGTGCACGTAGAATCGCGTGTGATTGTGGCGCTGGCGAACGGTACGTTGGCAGTATTTCGGCGCCAGGTAAACGGCGAATGGGATCTTAACAGCTACCATCTGCTAACGCTCGGCTCGCCGAAATATTCTGTGCGCTGCCTTACGATCGTTGGCGATAAGGTGTGGGCTGCACATCGCAACAAGATCCACGTGATCGATCCGATCACACTGTGCATTCTGAAATCGTTCGAAGCGCATCCACGCAAGGAAAGTCAAATACGCCAAATGGCCACTACCGGGCTGGGTGTGTGGGTATCGATAAG ATTGGACTCCACACTAAGGCTGTTTTCGGCGGAAACGTACGATCATCTGGAAGATATCGACATTGATCCGTATGTGTCGAAGATGCTGGGAACGGGCAAGCTCGGCTTTTCCTTTGTACGTATTACCGCTCTACTGGTATCGTGCAATAGGCTGTGGATAG GAACCGGTAACGGTGTAGTGATTTCCGTTCCACTGACTGACGCTAGCGGGGCTTCCAATACACCGTACTCCCCGCGATTCGCAAATGCTCAACTTTCGTTCCATGGGCACCGCGACGCAGTGAAATTTTTCGTGTCCGTACCGATGAACCCACCCAACCAGGGTTTGCCAACCACTTCGAAGGATATGCTGGTTATATCCGGCGGAGAAGGATACATCGATTTTCGGTTAG GTGACGGTGACATGGAGGCCAGCGTTGAACTCGAACCGAACCAAACCATAGAGAATCGCAATGAAAAAAGCTACATTATCGTGTGGAAAGTCAGCAATCGTTAG
- the LOC125770562 gene encoding JNK-interacting protein 3 isoform X1, producing the protein MENNPGESSEVVYGTHEDSAMVMSEKVQSLAGSIYQEFERMIQRYDEDVVKTLMPLLVNVLECLDSAYQTNQEQDVELELLREDNEQLVTQYEREKNARKQSEQKLLETEDLAEQENKELASRLESLESIVRMLELKHKNSMDHASRLEERESELKKEYSKLHERYTELFKTHVDYMERTKLMMGNSTHSQAGSASERLDVSRSRLMPMMRSTGPVSYGFASLENSTMLDTETLCSEEDSGPDSGPPSLQNEIETKATEKVEEVDSATTTPGDGMATSSTAKVLQSPTTGGVSGKTTTKKEQRSANTLYQELSFQDDNLESEENEITGAWVHPGDYASSANDNFFGMGKEVENLIMENNELLATKNALNIVKDDLIVKVDELTGEIEILREELNAVILARNKLKAKVTELEEELKKTKAQVKQASSSATDQEEEGDVPMAQRKRFTRVEMARVLMERNQYKERFMELQDAVRWTEMMRASRVENLDKKSKQGIWKFFSNLFSSNDRPTNESPGRLHQRYGGVSAQTHGAASLLPAMPEGRMLIGAGNSGGGGGGGGGGSIGGLVGAGTSTALLRSGHASNILVLSKEPELTQSERAMQRRRDQYRQVRAHVQKEDGRLQAYGWSLPSLKPSNATGANGGVGGGGIGGIGRPTGSGVPVPVPVYCRPLAEASPHMKVWCASGVNLQGGYTKDGGCIVGAASIFYAKDTTGGGAQITELTADEATVEPKDLGELLERKLLALGGPNSLDADSELSSYVWICTSTHSASTVTVIDAKNPSEVLDSFPVCQNHLLCICTVRGALEMDYAMLENSEVTKSGKMLEKPGESPDDIGKVAYERVVRTHTESATTSIDESKGTEQAQEVVPPSDTCPEQATEAGNDRDLNHNSKSSNDTPDNVDTKDIAIAVDGNDNTIGETTSSPSRQQQSTAAIEESISSIGPTMWLGAQNGMLYVHSSVARWNVCLHKIKLPDSVLSIVHVESRVIVALANGTLAVFRRQVNGEWDLNSYHLLTLGSPKYSVRCLTIVGDKVWAAHRNKIHVIDPITLCILKSFEAHPRKESQIRQMATTGLGVWVSIRLDSTLRLFSAETYDHLEDIDIDPYVSKMLGTGKLGFSFVRITALLVSCNRLWIGTGNGVVISVPLTDASGASNTPYSPRFANAQLSFHGHRDAVKFFVSVPMNPPNQGLPTTSKDMLVISGGEGYIDFRLGDGDMEASVELEPNQTIENRNEKSYIIVWKVSNR; encoded by the exons ATGGAGAACAATCCGGGCGAATCGTCGGAGGTCGTGTACGGCACGCACGAAGACTCCGCAATGGTGATGTCAGAAAAG GTGCAATCGCTAGCTGGGAGCATTTATCAGGAATTCGAACGTATGATTCAACGCTACGATGAGGATGTCGTGAAAACACTCATGCCACTGCTGGTGAACGTGCTCGAATGTCTCGATTCAGCGTACCAAACGAATCAGGAACAGGATGTTGAGCTAGAGCTGCTACGGGAGGACAATGAGCAACTCGTCACACAGTACGAGCGTGAGAAAAATGCTCGCAAACAATCCGAGCAGAAGCTGCTCGAGACGGAAGATTTGGCCGAGCAGGAGAACAAGGAGTTGGCCAGCCGTCTCGAGTCGTTGGAAAGTATTGTGCGCATGCTAGAGCTAAAGCACAAGAACAGTATGGACCATGCCAGCCGGCTCGAGGAGCGCGAATCGGAACTGAAGAAGGAGTACAGCAAGTTACACGAACGGTACACGGAGCTGTTCAAAACACACGTCGACTACATGGAACGTACGAAGCTAATGATGGGTAATTCAACCCATTCGCAAGCAGGATCTGCCTCGGAACGGTTGGATGTTTCACGATCGCGTCTAATGCCGATGATGCGCTCAACCGGGCCTGTTTCGTATGGGTTTGCTTCGCTGGAAAACTCTACCATGCTCGATACGGAAACGCTATGCAGCGAGGAGGACAGTGGGCCCGATTCTGGACCACCTTCGCTGCAgaatgaaatcgaaacgaaaGCCACCGAAAAGGTGGAAGAAGTTGATTCGGCCACGACAACACCCGGTGATGGTATGGCAACGAGCTCAACCGCGAAGGTACTCCAGAGCCCGACCACCGGTGGTGTATCGGGCAAAACAACCACCAAGAAGGAGCAACGTTCGGCCAACACACTTTATCAGGAGCTTTCGTTTCAAGACGATAATTTGGAGAgtgaagaaaacgaaattaCCGGTGCCTGGGTACATCCCGGAGATTATGCATCATCAG CTAACGATAACTTTTTCG gCATGGGCAAAGAGgttgaaaatttgataatgGAAAACAACGAGCTATTAGCGACCAA GAATGCACTGAACATCGTGAAGGACGATCTTATTGTGAAAGTCGACGAGCTGACGggtgaaattgaaattctCCGCGAAGAGCTAAATGCCGTCATACTGGCACGGAACAAACTGAAAGCGAAGGTTACCGAGCTGGAGGAGGAGctgaaaaaaacgaaagcccAAGTAAAGCAGGCCTCATCGTCAGCGACAGACCAAGAGGAAGAGGGCGATGTACCGATGGCGCAGCGCAAACGCTTCACCCGCGTCGAGATGGCGCGCGTTCTTATGGAGCGCAACCAGTACAAGGAGCGCTTCATGGAGCTGCAGGATGCCGTACGCTGGACGGAGATGATGCGTGCCTCGCGGGTAGAAAACCTGGACAAGAAATCGAAGCAAGGCATTTGGAAGTTTTTTAGTAATCTCTTTAGCTCCAACGATAGGCCAACGAATGAGTCCCCCGGGCGACTACATCAGCGCTATGGTGGCGTTAGTGCGCAAACGCACGGTGCCGCCTCGCTGCTGCCTGCCATGCCCGAGGGACGTATGCTCATTGGGGCAGGCAATAgtggcggcggtggcggtggtggtggaggtggcaGTATCGGTGGGCTGGTAGGTGCCGGCACTTCGACTGCCCTCTTACGCAGTGGCCATGCAAGCAACATACTGGTGCTATCGAAGGAACCGGAGCTGACACAATCGGAGCGTGCGATGCAACGGCGCCGGGACCAGTACCGGCAGGTGAGGGCACACGTACAGAAGGAGGACGGTCGGCTGCAAGCGTACGGTTGGAGTTTACCTAGTCTAAAACCATCGAACGCGACGGGCGCgaatggtggtgttggtggtggaggtATCGGAGGTATAGGACGTCCTACCGGCAGCGGTGTACCGGTACCGGTTCCAGTCTACTGTCGCCCGCTGGCAGAAGCTAGTCCGCACATGAAAGTGTGGTGTGCCAGTGGCGTTAATCTGCAGGGCGGTTACACGAAGGACGGTGGTTGCATTGTCGGTGCCGCTAGCATATTTTATGCGAAAGACACAACCGGCGGTGGGGCGCAAATCACCGAACTTACCGCCGATGAGGCAACGGTAGAACCGAAGGATTTGGGTGAACTGTTGGAACGGAAATTGCTCGCTCTTGGCGGCCCGAATTCGCTCGATGCGGACAGCGAGCTTAGTTCGTACGTGTGGATCTGTACCAGCACCCATTCCGCTAGTACCGTAACGGTGATCGATGCTAAAAATCCTTCCGAAGTGTTGGACTCATTTCCGGTGTGCCAAAACCACTTGCTGTGCATCTGTACGGTTCGTGGTGCACTGGAAATGGACTACGCAATGCTGGAAAACAGTGAAGTTACCAAATCGG GTAAAATGCTTGAAAAACCCGGCGAATCTCCTGATGATATTGGTAAGGTTGCGTACGAAAGGGTTGTACGCACGCACACCGAATCCGCTACGACGTCGATCGATGAGAGCAAAGGTACAGAGCAAGCACAAGAAGTGGTACCACCATCGGATACATGCCCAGAACAAGCTACCGAAGCTGGCAACGATCGTGATCTTAATCATAACAGTAAG TCCTCTAATGACACTCCCGATAACGTAGACACAAAAGACATCGCGATTGCTGTGGATGGTAACGATAATACGATCGGTGAGACGACCTCCTCACCCAGCAGACAACAACAGTCGACGGCTGCGATCGAGGAATCCATCTCCTCGATCGGACCGACGATGTGGCTTGGTGCCCAAAACGGTATGCTGTATGTGCACAGTTCCGTCGCACGATGGAACGTGTGTTTGCACAAAATCAAACTACCGGACTCGGTCCTATCGATCGTGCACGTAGAATCGCGTGTGATTGTGGCGCTGGCGAACGGTACGTTGGCAGTATTTCGGCGCCAGGTAAACGGCGAATGGGATCTTAACAGCTACCATCTGCTAACGCTCGGCTCGCCGAAATATTCTGTGCGCTGCCTTACGATCGTTGGCGATAAGGTGTGGGCTGCACATCGCAACAAGATCCACGTGATCGATCCGATCACACTGTGCATTCTGAAATCGTTCGAAGCGCATCCACGCAAGGAAAGTCAAATACGCCAAATGGCCACTACCGGGCTGGGTGTGTGGGTATCGATAAG ATTGGACTCCACACTAAGGCTGTTTTCGGCGGAAACGTACGATCATCTGGAAGATATCGACATTGATCCGTATGTGTCGAAGATGCTGGGAACGGGCAAGCTCGGCTTTTCCTTTGTACGTATTACCGCTCTACTGGTATCGTGCAATAGGCTGTGGATAG GAACCGGTAACGGTGTAGTGATTTCCGTTCCACTGACTGACGCTAGCGGGGCTTCCAATACACCGTACTCCCCGCGATTCGCAAATGCTCAACTTTCGTTCCATGGGCACCGCGACGCAGTGAAATTTTTCGTGTCCGTACCGATGAACCCACCCAACCAGGGTTTGCCAACCACTTCGAAGGATATGCTGGTTATATCCGGCGGAGAAGGATACATCGATTTTCGGTTAG GTGACGGTGACATGGAGGCCAGCGTTGAACTCGAACCGAACCAAACCATAGAGAATCGCAATGAAAAAAGCTACATTATCGTGTGGAAAGTCAGCAATCGTTAG